The DNA window ATTTCTATTATTAAGTGGATGTTTGTTGCTTTATTCACCTCATCTTTATGCCTCGGAATCAGCAGAATTAGCTCAAGCGATCGCTCAATTGACTGCTGCTGAACAGTCGCTTATTCGAGCAAAAGAACAAAATACTGATATCTCTACTCGATTTTACTTTGATTATGTAAAAGCGATGCACGAAATTCAGACAGTGCGACATGGGATTTATCGTTATTTAAATAATGAACGAGCTCAACCTCGAGATCCAAATAAATTAGGCACAGTATCTGGGTTATATGAAAAACGGAGATAGAGAATGAATAGTATTTCTGTATCTACATTTGAAACGATTACTGGTAGTTCTATTGCAACAACAAATTCCCTCGTTATTGGTGTGTTTATTGCACTATTACTGTTATGTGGAGGATGGATCTGTATCAGTGCATACAACGGCTGGTCCATGGGAAATGTTAGGGATAGTACTCTGATGTCGGTAATTATTCGCTTTGCTATTTTATACTCAATTGCAACGTATTTCACGCTATCTTAAGGATTTTTATATGAAGTATTTATCATTACTTAAAAACATTACGTTAAAAACAGTTCGTTTTGTTTCAATTTCTATATTCGCATTTTTTTCAATTCATGTTTATGCTGCATTGCCAACGTTAGAAGACCCATCACGTGGACAGGGTAAGGGAGTCATAGATACAATCAAAAATTACGGTTACGACGGTATAACATTAATGGGACTACTTATTTGTGCAGTTGCATTTATCGTTGTGGCAGGAAACTCAATTGGTACATACCGTGATATCGGAGAAGGTAAGAAAAAATGGGGCGATTTAGCATTAAATGTACTTGTTGGTGTGGTTTTATTAGTAGTCATAATCTGGCTAATTACGAAAGCCAGTGAAATTCTGTAATAGAAATGGGATTTTACTATGACTAATAACACTATTCCATTTATTCCTGAACGACTCAATCGTCAGCCCGTTGTGTTTAGGGGAATGACTATTTCTGAACTATTAATTGTATTTGGTATAGGGGCGATAGTTGGTCTGGTAATGGGAATTTTGTTGATATTGTTATTAGGTGATTGGGCAATAATTCCTACCTGCATTGCGATATTTGCATTTTTATTTCTATTCTGGGGTGGTTCAATTATTTCTCGAGTAAAAAGAGGGAAGTCTGATACATGGCTTCCCCGATTTTTAGAATTTAAATTTTATCAATATCGATTCTTCTCTGTTATCAACGCCTCCACTTACTATTCAATTCGACGTGAACGTCAAATTAAATAAGGGTTTTTATGAGTAAATTTAAAAATATTCTACACGATAAACAATCGCATATTAATACATTACGTGGGATGTTAGTTGTTTTAACTTTAGTGATTGTTGTTATCGGCGTAGGGTGGTCAACAGCTCCATCTAGGCTCACAATTTATACACCACCCGATTTAAGGGCTGGCAGTCAACGCCCGTGGTGGGAAATTCCTCCTTCTACTGTTTACGGTTTTGCATTCTATATATTCCAACAACTTAATAGATGGCCCACAAACGGTCAGGTCGATTATGCCCGAAATATTAAATCTCTCACGCCGTATCTAACCCCACGTTGCAAAACATTTTTAGAAAAAGATTATCGGGATAGAGATTTATATGGGGAATTGAGAAACCGTATTCGAGGTGTCTATGAAATTCCGGGACGAGGTTTTAGTCACGAGCGAGTGACAGTTTTATCAAAAAATGATTGGAATGTAACACTAGATTTAACTACAGATGAATATTACGGCGATGAAGCTGTTAAACGCACACTAGTTCGTTATCCGATTCACGTTATTCGAAATGATGTCGATCCAGAACGCAACCCTTGGGGATTAGCGTTGGATTGTTACTATGCTACTCCTCAACGGTTAGAGCGTGCAGTAGCAGTAGATACAACAGAGAAAAAATAAGAGGCTGACAATGAAATTATTAATGCGAATTTTTCTAGTAAGTATCGGTGTATTATCTAGTTTTGCGTACGCCGATATTATTATGCAATGGCAACGAACCCCGCTTCAGATTGATTTAAATTTAGAGCAAGAACGGATTGTATTCGTTGATCGTAATATTAAAGTAGGTTATCCACCTACATTAGATAATAAGCTGCGAATTCAAAATGCGGGTGGTGTGTTGTATTTAAAAGCACTTAAACCATTTGAAAAAACTCGATTACAATTGCAAGATCTTAGTAATGGTGAAATTATTCTGTTAGATATTAGTTCAGAAGAAAATAGTCAAGAAAATAATGCGTTAGAACCAGTGAAATTAGTTTATTCAGATGGTTCGAAAGAAAAAGAGCAATCTGACGAGCAGATTGCTAGATCGGATACAACATTGCCGATACCTGCTGCATTAACGCGTTATGCTGCTCAATCGTTATATGCTCCTCTGCGTACTGTTGAACCATTAGTTGGAGTGCAATCAGTTACACCAAAATTACCCTCTAATTTAAAAACACTTTTACCGCGTTATCCATTTGTTAGTGCTACTCTGCTTACAGGTTGGAAACTAGGCAATTATGTAGTTACAGCAGTGAAATTACAAAATCATTCAGCACAACGTATAGAACTCGATCCTAGAGATTTAAATGGGCATTTTTATGCAGCGACATTTCAACATCATTTTTTAGGTGTAAAAAATTCTCCCTCTGATACAACAACTGTTTATTTGATTACTGAGGGAGATGTAGGTAATGCAATAATTCCTAATCCGATTATTAAGCGACCTATAAAAAAATAAAGGAGATCGAGATGAAATTAAGATCAAATATGATTTTGAAAGTAATTGTCCCGACAGTCGTCGTTATTTCGGTTGTTTTTATTGTAATGTTAGTTCGATCGGATAATAAAAAGTCTCAAACTCAAACAGTTACACACACAGTTTATGATTTAACGCCTGATGAATTAAGAACGCTTGGAATTGAGGGCGATACGCCGCAGGACACGATTAGAACGTTAGTCGGTACGATTAAAAAAACTAGACAGGATATTGCAGATATCCGAGCAAAAAATGATGAGTTGAGGCAAAAAAATGAATTATTGATATCAAAAAATAATGATGTAGATAGCAGAGTTGCTCAAGCTCTTGAACTAGAGAAAAGAAAGTTGCAACAAGATTTCAAAGAGCAAACTACCATGCTATTGAATGAAGTTGAAACACGATTAGCTAATTTGTCAAACAATTTGTTAGTTCAATCTCAAACAATAGATAATACGCAAACGCAATCTAATTCAGATCTACCAATTGGTTTAGGTTCTGATACAGATACAAATACAAATGAGGCTGGATTACGTTGGATAATACCCGCAGATATGCGTACGTTAGATCGAAATGGCAATCTAATTTTAGACGAAAACAATAATAGTGGGAATGGCGGATTGAGCTTTGCTAATGTGTTTAATGCATTAGATAATTCTGTTGTTGGAAAAGCACATCAAGAACTGACGGGGGTTAAAAATAATCGTCAAGAGACACCTCCTACCCCTATTTATACTATTCCAGAAAATTCAACATTAATTGGTTCAGTTGCATTAACTGCATTGTTGGGACGTGTACCGTTTGATGGTGTAGTTAATGATCCGTACCCCTTTAAAGTGATAGTTGGACGTGAAAATTTAACTGCAAATGGAATAACTCTACCTAATGTTGAGGGAGCAATATTTTCGGGAACGGCTAGTGGTGACTGGACTCTCTCGTGCGTGAGAGGAAAAGTTACCAGTATGACACTAGTTTTTAGTGATGGACGAATTAGTACGTTACCTGATAAAAGCAAAAATGGTGGCAGTGATGAGGGAATCGGCTGGATTTCAAATCCACAGGGGATCCCGTGTATTCCTGGTGATAGAAAAACTAATGCAGGTGAGTTTTTAGTAACTAATTTTCTATTAAGCGGAACGAGTTCCGCTGCTCAGGCATTTGCTCAGGGGCAGACAACAAATGCAATCAGTGAAAATGGTAATGTGATTAGTGCTGTAACGGGCAGTCAAGGAAAGTTCTTATTAGGACAGGCTCTAGGTGGCGGATTAAAAGAAAGTACAGAATGGTTTAGAAAACGTTATGGGCAAACGTTTGATGCGATTTATGTACCGCCTGGCAGTCCTGTTGTCGTCAATATTACGCAATCGTTAGATATTAATTATGACCAAAATGGACGCAAAGTTAATTATAACAGTGCGACTCAACGTTCTAAATTAGATTAGGAGTAAAATGAAAACGAAATTATGTTTACTGTTGTTCACAATTTTATTAAACGCGTGTTCAACGTCACAACAAAATTTATTACCAACGGGTGATAGCACAATGCTAGAACTCTGGAATGAAAAAACAGGGCAAGGTACGTTGAATCAAGGGAGAATCCAACTACATACACAATCACAATTGCCTCGTACTAATGTCCCTGATGAACAAGAACAACATAGTTATACTCGAGACGTAAAAAATGAAACAAAAAATCTCTTTCCACGCTTACCGAATCCTGATTTAGTGATGTATATCTATCCGCACTTATCTGATACAGGGGAGCCGTTGCCCGTACCGGGTTATTCAACAGTGATCCCTTTTTATAGCCGTGTGCAGTACGCACAACCAGGTGAACGTACGACAGATTATTAAACGGAGTAAATCAATGTTTTCATTTTTTAAACGTAATCAAGATGTTGAAACGACTGAAACAGTACAAAGTCAATATGGTCACGCATCTAAATCGCCTGTTTCACTGGCTGAACATAAAAAAATGTATGCACAATGTCCATCGTTTGTTTCTCATTTACCGTATGTCGAATTTTTAGACACAGAAAAAGCGATTTTGTTAGATGATGGTTATTCGGTTGGTGCTGTATTTGATGTTAAACCGCTCGGAACTGAAGGGCGGAGTTTAGAGTATTTAGAGTCAGTGCGTAGCCAGATTAAAGACGCATTACAGGATTCGTTTGATGAATTGGATACTAATCCATGGGTGGTGCAGTTTTTTTGTCAAGATGACGATGTAGCGACAGAATATCGCAGAACATTAGAGAATTATATTCAACCAAATGCTAAAGGATCTCAGTTTACTGAGGCGTGGCTGAATCTGATGGGAAAACATTTGCGTGATATTGCATCTCCCAATGGACTGTTTATTGATAAAAAAATTACAAACACCCCGTGGCGTGGACAATTGAGACGCACACGGATGGTGATATATCGTTATGCTAATCGTAAAACAGATACAGAATCACCGTTAGAAATGTTGAATAATATTTGTGAACGGGTCGTGAATTCATTAAATGCAGCAGGGATCAGTTTAACGAGATTAGCAGGGTATGATGTCCATCAGTGGTTATTGAAGTGGTTTAATCCTGCACCTAAATTTTGTAATTCACCAAATGAGTTTTATGAGCATTTAGCATATCGTGATCCATCTACATTTAATAATGACGAATTAATGATATGGGACGATTTTGCGGAAACAATGTTGATTAATTCACCGCTTACAAAAGGTGATTATTGGTATTTTGATGATAAACCGCATGAAGTTGTTGTCGTTGACGGTATGAGAAAACCGCCAGCCGTTGGAATTCTAACAGGTGAAATTAAACGTGGTGATAATACTAATACCTTGTTTGATTTACTGCCTGCAGGCACGATTATGTCAATGACCATGGTTGTGTATCCGCAAGATTTACTGGAGCAACATTTATTAAATATTGCAAGCAAAGCGAAAGGCGATAATGTTGAATCTCGTTATGCTAAACAAGATTGTGACACTGTGCAAGAGTATTTACGAGATAAACATAAACTATATCGTTCATCACTGTGTTTTTATATTAATGGCGATGATGAAAAAGATTTGAAGTCCCGCTCGCGTAAATTACGCTCTATTTTATTATCAAATGGGTTAGTACCTATCAACGAAGGAAATGAAGTTGCTCCTCTAAATAGTTATTTGCGTTGGTTGCCTATGTGCTTTCGCCCCGATGATGACAGAAAGCACCTTTACACTAAATTTAATTTTGTTCAGCATATTGCTAACTTATTGCCTGTTTTTGGTCGTTCGACAGGAACAGGTCATCCAGGTATTTCATTTTTTAATCGAGGCGGAGCACCGCTTGATTATGATCCGTTGAGTAAAAAGGACCGGACTAAAAACGCCCATTTATTGATGCTAGGTCCAACAGGGGCTGGAAAATCAGCGACATTAAACGGGAAAATCGCTCAATTAGTTGCGGTTCATCGTCCACGTCTGTTTATTATTGAGGCTGGGAATTCGTTTGGTCTAATGGCTGATTATGCTGAATCATTGGGTGTTAGTGTAAATAAAGTTACGTTAAAACCTGGTAGTGGTGTGACGTTGCCACTTTTTGCTGATAGTCATAAATTGATTGAAGAAATTAATATTACTCAACGTTTAGATGAACGTGCAATTGAAATAGAAGAAGAACGTGAAGCCGTATTACAAGATGACGAATCTGATGATCAGCGTGACATTCTGGGTGAAATGGAATTAACCGCAACATTAATGATTACAGGCGGTGAGGTCAAGGAATATGAAAAACTAAATCGTACAGATAAGGCGATGATTCGTCGTGCGATAATGTTAGCGGCTGAAAAAACGTATTCTGAAAAACGACAGTGTTTAACTGCAGATGTACGAGATGCATTGTATGAATTATCCCGAGATGACAGTTTGCCTGATAAACGTCGTGAGCGAGCGTATGATATGGGGGAGTCGCTCGGAATGTTTTGTCAAGCAGGATCATTTGAAAATGAATTATTTAATCAAGAGGGGCAAGCGTGGCCAGATGCAGATATTACATTAGTTGATTTGGCCACGTTTGCACGAGAGGGGTATGAATCTCAATTAGCTATCGCGTATATTTCATTAATTAATCATATCAATAGTTTAGGTGAAAAATATCAGTATGCAGGGCGTCCGCTCGTGAATATTACTGATGAGGCTCACAATATCACTCGAAATCCATTGTTAGCGAAATACCTGACTAAGGGATCCAAAATGTGGCGTAAATTGGGAATTTGGCTCTGGCTAGCAACACAGAATATGGGCGATTTTCCAAATGAATCTGCAAAAATTATTGGTATGTTGGAATGGTGGGAGTTGCTTTGTGGTGTTGATGATAATGAGTTAAAAGAGATTTGTCGTTTCAAACCACTCACTGAAGAACAGAAAAGCCTAATACGTTCTGCTCAGAAAGAGGATAGAAAATATACCGAGGGAGTAGTACTGTCAAATAATATTGAGGCGTTATTTAGAGTTGTTCCACCGAGTTTGTTTTTAGCTCTGGCAATGACAGAACCTGAAGAAAAAGCAGAACGCATGCGATTGATGAAAGAGCACAATGTCAGTGAGTTAGAGGCTGCCTATTTAGTCGCTAAATCGCTAGATAAAGCTCGAGGCATAGATAGTTAATGATTTTCTTAGAATAAGAGTTATCCATAGAAGTTGTAGATAACTGAGTGGAAATTAAAAATGTTATTAAATAATAGATTGATTCAACAAATTTTTTATTCGGTATTAACAATAGTCTGCATCATCATCTTTGTGTTCATTTTATCTAGTGTTGCAATCCATTATTTTCCTGAAACAGGCTCACTAAATCTGTTTTTTGAGAAAACATACTATTACTGGTTAATCTGGCGAATAGGATTATATGTTTTTTGTGGGCTAATGCTTTATAAACTGCGTCAGAAAAAATATAACGAGCAATGGAACAGGTTTTTTGTGCAATATTTCTTGTTAATTGGGTTTGCTGAAATAGTTAATTTGGGTAAATATTTTTTATAACATCTAAGGTTGAAAAATGACAACATTATATGTTAATGATTATTTTGAGTATTTTTTTACACTATTAGGCTGGGTAATTAATAATAATATCTGGAATCTAATGGTGGATTCGGGAGCGTTTGCTATACCGCTAGTTCTGATTGTTGTCAGGGAGTGGTTGAAAGTCAGAGAGGAGGGTGATGATGAGGGAAATAAAGGCGTTCTTTTAATGCCTCGATTAGAGCATCATCTATATTCTGCATTTTTAGTAATTCTAATAGCGTGTATTCCTAGCATAAATATTGCAGTAAATACAATACCCTATGATGTTGATTACTCTCTAAAATGCGGTTATAAAGTGATTCCGACTGAGCAGACAAAAGGATTTCAAGATTTACAAAGTTCGATTGGTAACCAATCTCCTGTTTTACCTCCGTTATGGGCATTTACTGCAACCTACAGTAAAGCAATAACGCAATCGGCGGTAACGTCAATTCCGTGCAAACCTGATTTGCGACAACTGAGTTTTGATATTAAACATACTAAAATTAAAGATCCTATTTTGCGTGATGAATATCATCAGTTTTATCAACAATGTTATGTGCCAGCTAAAACAAAATTACGTAATAGTCGAGAGAGTTTGAGTCCTGAATTAGTCAAGGATACGGATTGGGCGGGTTCTCATTATTTCTTAAAGACGAATGGATTTTATAATTATTATCACGCCAAACAACCAAATAAACGGTGGATATATGATTATGAGCGAGATAAGGGATTACCTAATACCGGTGCTGGAGGGTATCCAACCTGTGAAGAATGGTGGAGTGATGCCAGTTCAGGATTAAAAGAGCGTTTATTGGATCAGTTTGAACACTATACTAAACGTAGTGCAGGGCAAATTTTAGGTGCTAGTTATAATGATTGGACGGATCAACTAGTACGCAGTATGTTGTCAAATCCAGAAAGTATAACCGTGTCGTCAAATCAAGCAGGACAAGCGTCTCAGGGATACGGGGGCGAGCTTGGTGGAGGCGAAGGCTGGTTGAGTACGACTTGGACAGCATTGAAACGAGTTGTATCGTCAGCGGGGGTTGCAGTGGTCAGTGGTACAGCAGCGTTTGGATTTGATGCGTTACGACAGGCGTTGCCTATGGTACAGGCAATTTTAATCATGGCGTTTACAATTTGTATTCCCTTTGTTTTGTTATTTAGTGGTTATAAATTACAAACACTAGTAACGCTCATTGCCATTCAATTTAGCATATATTTTCTAACGTTTTGGTGGGAATTGGCTCGCTGGATTGATAGCAATTTAACGACGGCATTGTATAGCAGTGATACGCACAGTAGATTGTCAACCAATATTGAGGGTATTGTTAATATTGAGAATGATTTTATCAGTAATTTGATAATGGGGATGTCGTTTATTTTTCTCCCAATCTTCTGGGTGGGAGCAATGACTTGGGCAGGGCATAGAGTTGGAAATGCTATTACTAATACATTAAATAAAAGTACAGATAAGACACAAAAAGGTGGTGATGAAGGTGGAGAGATGGTCAAAACTGCTGCCAAGAAAGGCGTTAAATAAAGCAAAATAATTAAGAAAGCCAAGTATAACTTGGCTTTTTACTTTTATATTTTTGTCCAACCAGATCCTTCATTTTCTGAACTACAATAGTGGAGATTACCTTCACTATCCGTATAGAAACCACTTCCATCATCTTTGATGATTTCCATAAGCCGTTGGATTTTTATATAATTCATAAAAAGCTGCTGTACCAATAGCAGATAGTGCTAAAATCCATAACAAAGCAAAAATAGAATAGAGACCAATTGCAAGTGCTGGAAGTAAATATAGCAATTTCAAAAACTTAGGGTGTTTCCAATCAATAAAACGTTTTATCAACCGCCCTATGCGATAGCCTAAACGATACAGATGGTTTGGCTTTTTAGCATGCTGACCGTCTTTTGCTTTTCTTGCATTTGACTTCAGCGTATTGGATTTTAGCGTTTTCGTTTGCATAGCCCTACCCTTTGAAAAACTTAATATAGGTTAAGCATACACCAGTTTATTTTTTTGTACAAATTTTATTTAAGATAACTCAACAAGATACATTTGCGGGTAGAAATTGATATTTATCTTTTGATAGAAATGCAATTTTGGAGAGTAAATATCAGAAGAAAATGGTAAAATCATCATTAACAATCCAACATTAGAGTTATTAGAAGCATTTACATAATGAGCTTAGATTTTTTTGAGATAGATAAAATTAGATTAGAGGTTAATAAGAAGCTACAAAATAAAGAGAAGTTTGCTCATCAACAAGGTAGTGTGTATTTTGGTAACAAAGATATGACTTCTGTTAAATGTGTTTTAGCTGCATAAACATTATCTAAAACGTATTTTTGGTTTAAGCCCTCCGTTTCAGATATTAGAATGCTAAGATAAGAATTGAAGAACTTAATGATTTATCTCCTGCATTGCAATTTGTAATTACAAGGATTATAAAAAAATTAAAAGCCAAGTATAACTTGGCTTTTAAAATAGTGGGAACGTGAAATTTTTAGGTTATGAACAACCTAATGATTTTTCTACTGGTGATAAATAAGACTAAACAGGTTTAACAGGCATCGCAAACTGTCTTTATGATGTGTCTGATTATAGCAATATTGAAGGTATAGATAGATTAGAAACAGTATGGGAACACGCCACACGCTTACGCACAGTAATGGATGCTAAAGTTCATTGGTACACTCCTAAGCGTGGTTTAAATGAAAGTGATAACTTTACACTTATCTCACTTCAAAATATTGGTGATTACCTAGATAAACAATATCCACCCGCGGTGTTTTTGATGATGATTTTTGTACCGCAAAAAGGAAAATGGCGTAACTTTATCGTATTAAGTTTCCCAGAAAGATTAGGTAGCTAAACAGGCTTTAGTAGTATTGTCTATGAAACTGAATCCAATTTGGATAATGAAGCATTAACTCAAAAACTAGTCAAGATATTGGTTGATATAGTTCAGCTAGGAGCTATTGAATCAGAATACGTTGATGCTTACAATGGGCGAATGACCATATTTATACATCGTAAGGGGAAAAATAATAACTGGGTTTGGAATGGGATAAAAAAATTACTCTAATTTTTAGAAAATCATAATGAATAGAATTATTACAGTAATAATTGATATAATAATGTAGCATAGAATACTTTTGTATTAAAAGCAGGAAATTTCGGTAAATTTTATTCTTGTATGTCAAGAACTATTTGTTGTTCCTCACCTAGAATTTGTGAAAAGCGTGGTTCGCATTCAATTGGTACAATGAATATGAGTAATTTATCAAAACTAATTCCTAATCTGTGAGAAATATGGTCGTTCTAAGAAATCTTATACAAACTTATTTAAAGTTTAGCTTTTAAATATTAAATTTAACAATTAATCCTAAAGTGTAAAAATATGAACAATAAACCATTAGATATTGATGTTCAACATATCGAAAACGAAAGTGATGTTGAACAAAAATTTATTATGCCAATGCTACTTAAAGAGCATCCATATGGTCTATCAATACCAGCAAAGAATATAAAAACTAAACAATCAATACCATCATCACGAATAGGTAAAGGTAGTGATAAAAAATACTATGTTCCAGATTACATTGTGACTTCAAAAGCATATCCAGTTCTTGTTATAGAAGCTAAATCACCAAAAGAAGAATTAAATGAAGGATGGAGAGAAGCTAGGTTGTATGCTCATGAATTAAATTCAAAATATGGTGAAATAAACCCCGTAAAATATGTAATGGCTACAAATGGTAAGATTATATGGTATGGAACTCCTGATAACTCAAATCCTAAAGGGATCATAGAGGTAAATGATTATTTATATAATTCAGACTTTCATGAAATGATAAAATTTATTTCTTTCAGTCAAATAGAAAACTATACGCAAACATTAATAAACAAGTTAAAACCTAAAATCTTTACTCAAGCTAGAAAGGTTGTTGGGGGAAGCTCAATTCAAAATGAAGAAATCCCTAAGAATCAATTCGGATTATCTATATCAGATTCTTTCGGAAAAATATTTAATCCAGAAAGTATAGATGATAGACGTTATATTGTAGAAAAAGGCTATATATCTTCTAAATTAAATAAAAGAAGTATGGAAGATATAGATAAAGTAGTTAAAGCAGCTAAATTACCATCAACTCAAGATGGGATTGAATTAATTAATTTATCTGAACCAAATGAATTTAAAGAGCAGATAGGAAAAAACATCAATAAAAATCTATTCCCAAATAAAGTTATGCTTATTATAGGTGGAGTTGGTTCTGGAAAAACAACTTTTATTGATCACTTACAGTTTGTTTCTATACCCAAAAATAAAACAATAAATGATAATTTAGTTTGGTTAAGATTAAACTTAAATAATGCCCCTTTATCTAAAGATTTAGTTTATAATTGGATTATTAAGCAATTTATTGAGTCAATTAAATCTAATCACCCCAAAATAGACTTTGACGAGCTGGCAACCAAAATGAAAATATTTAGCGTGGAGGTTAATAAGTTCAAAAAAGGTGAGGGAGAATTATTAAAAGGAGACGAAAAGACTTATAACAAAGAACTTTATAAGATAATAAGAGAATGTTCTTCTGATGAAAATAAATTATTTACTGCATACTATAGATACTTTGTAACAGAAAAACAAAAATCATTAATAATTGTATTTGATAATTGCGATAAAAGATTAAAAGATGAACAATTATTTATGTTTGATGTATCTCAATGGGTCAAAGATACATTCAAAGCTCTAGTGCTATTGCCATTGAGAGATGAAACATATGATAATCATAAAAATACCCCACCACTAGATACTGTAATAAAAGATAATATATTTAGAATTTATTCTCCGAGTTTTAAAGAGATTCTAATATCTAGAATTCAGTTATCAATAGGAAAAATCAAACACACAGGAAAAATATATAGCTACAATATTTCTAATGGTATGCATATAAACTACCCAGCCGAAGATCAAGCTCGTTATTTAGTATGTATTCTACGATCTATTATGAATGAAGAGAATAATATAAGACGATTAATTACAGGATTATCTGGGAGTAATATAAGAAAAGCACTGGAAATCTTCATGGATTTTTGTTGTAGTGGTCATTTATCTGAAGATATTATTTTATCAATGAAAACAAATCCAAATTATAAACTTCCTTATTATATTGCATCTAGAGTGCTATTAAGATTAAATCGTCGTTTTTATGATAGCGAGAAATCTTATATAAAAAATGTATTTGACGCAAAAGATCCTGAAAATCCTTTTTATTTTTCAAGACTAATAATTTTGAGATTTTTACATAATGCAATGAAAGCATCTGAAACTCCTTCAATTAATAAAATGAAAGGATATATCTCTATAAATAACACTTTAGATTTTTTAAATAATTTTGGATTATCTAAGAATATTGCTTTATCTGAGATTGAATATCTAATAAAAAGCAACTGCATATTAACAGAAGATTTTAGAGAGAGTGATATAGATGAAAATATGTTAATAAAGCTAGCTCCAGCAGGTTTTGTTCACTTATATTTATTAAGTGATATAAGTTACCTTGCGGCCGTTGCTGAAGATTTACATTTTACAGATGAAAGGGTGGTAAATAATATTAAGTCGAATATCAGATGTTATAATGATCAACTTTCCTTCGCTAACACACTAACCAAC is part of the Mergibacter septicus genome and encodes:
- a CDS encoding conjugative transfer ATPase, which produces MFSFFKRNQDVETTETVQSQYGHASKSPVSLAEHKKMYAQCPSFVSHLPYVEFLDTEKAILLDDGYSVGAVFDVKPLGTEGRSLEYLESVRSQIKDALQDSFDELDTNPWVVQFFCQDDDVATEYRRTLENYIQPNAKGSQFTEAWLNLMGKHLRDIASPNGLFIDKKITNTPWRGQLRRTRMVIYRYANRKTDTESPLEMLNNICERVVNSLNAAGISLTRLAGYDVHQWLLKWFNPAPKFCNSPNEFYEHLAYRDPSTFNNDELMIWDDFAETMLINSPLTKGDYWYFDDKPHEVVVVDGMRKPPAVGILTGEIKRGDNTNTLFDLLPAGTIMSMTMVVYPQDLLEQHLLNIASKAKGDNVESRYAKQDCDTVQEYLRDKHKLYRSSLCFYINGDDEKDLKSRSRKLRSILLSNGLVPINEGNEVAPLNSYLRWLPMCFRPDDDRKHLYTKFNFVQHIANLLPVFGRSTGTGHPGISFFNRGGAPLDYDPLSKKDRTKNAHLLMLGPTGAGKSATLNGKIAQLVAVHRPRLFIIEAGNSFGLMADYAESLGVSVNKVTLKPGSGVTLPLFADSHKLIEEINITQRLDERAIEIEEEREAVLQDDESDDQRDILGEMELTATLMITGGEVKEYEKLNRTDKAMIRRAIMLAAEKTYSEKRQCLTADVRDALYELSRDDSLPDKRRERAYDMGESLGMFCQAGSFENELFNQEGQAWPDADITLVDLATFAREGYESQLAIAYISLINHINSLGEKYQYAGRPLVNITDEAHNITRNPLLAKYLTKGSKMWRKLGIWLWLATQNMGDFPNESAKIIGMLEWWELLCGVDDNELKEICRFKPLTEEQKSLIRSAQKEDRKYTEGVVLSNNIEALFRVVPPSLFLALAMTEPEEKAERMRLMKEHNVSELEAAYLVAKSLDKARGIDS
- a CDS encoding conjugal transfer protein TraG N-terminal domain-containing protein, encoding MTTLYVNDYFEYFFTLLGWVINNNIWNLMVDSGAFAIPLVLIVVREWLKVREEGDDEGNKGVLLMPRLEHHLYSAFLVILIACIPSINIAVNTIPYDVDYSLKCGYKVIPTEQTKGFQDLQSSIGNQSPVLPPLWAFTATYSKAITQSAVTSIPCKPDLRQLSFDIKHTKIKDPILRDEYHQFYQQCYVPAKTKLRNSRESLSPELVKDTDWAGSHYFLKTNGFYNYYHAKQPNKRWIYDYERDKGLPNTGAGGYPTCEEWWSDASSGLKERLLDQFEHYTKRSAGQILGASYNDWTDQLVRSMLSNPESITVSSNQAGQASQGYGGELGGGEGWLSTTWTALKRVVSSAGVAVVSGTAAFGFDALRQALPMVQAILIMAFTICIPFVLLFSGYKLQTLVTLIAIQFSIYFLTFWWELARWIDSNLTTALYSSDTHSRLSTNIEGIVNIENDFISNLIMGMSFIFLPIFWVGAMTWAGHRVGNAITNTLNKSTDKTQKGGDEGGEMVKTAAKKGVK
- a CDS encoding S1 RNA-binding domain-containing protein — protein: MNNKPLDIDVQHIENESDVEQKFIMPMLLKEHPYGLSIPAKNIKTKQSIPSSRIGKGSDKKYYVPDYIVTSKAYPVLVIEAKSPKEELNEGWREARLYAHELNSKYGEINPVKYVMATNGKIIWYGTPDNSNPKGIIEVNDYLYNSDFHEMIKFISFSQIENYTQTLINKLKPKIFTQARKVVGGSSIQNEEIPKNQFGLSISDSFGKIFNPESIDDRRYIVEKGYISSKLNKRSMEDIDKVVKAAKLPSTQDGIELINLSEPNEFKEQIGKNINKNLFPNKVMLIIGGVGSGKTTFIDHLQFVSIPKNKTINDNLVWLRLNLNNAPLSKDLVYNWIIKQFIESIKSNHPKIDFDELATKMKIFSVEVNKFKKGEGELLKGDEKTYNKELYKIIRECSSDENKLFTAYYRYFVTEKQKSLIIVFDNCDKRLKDEQLFMFDVSQWVKDTFKALVLLPLRDETYDNHKNTPPLDTVIKDNIFRIYSPSFKEILISRIQLSIGKIKHTGKIYSYNISNGMHINYPAEDQARYLVCILRSIMNEENNIRRLITGLSGSNIRKALEIFMDFCCSGHLSEDIILSMKTNPNYKLPYYIASRVLLRLNRRFYDSEKSYIKNVFDAKDPENPFYFSRLIILRFLHNAMKASETPSINKMKGYISINNTLDFLNNFGLSKNIALSEIEYLIKSNCILTEDFRESDIDENMLIKLAPAGFVHLYLLSDISYLAAVAEDLHFTDERVVNNIKSNIRCYNDQLSFANTLTNSKLLMDFLSEERKRKLDYLATFEKDSEYDRYSELKDCEDRISNLLNSSSKEPWKSFLSKTPIGKTIMGKVVKKLEYGYLIYLDEWGVNGLLHNSNIHTDSNKLDINAKINVHIDDCDPMRERISLTII